One window of Myxocyprinus asiaticus isolate MX2 ecotype Aquarium Trade chromosome 4, UBuf_Myxa_2, whole genome shotgun sequence genomic DNA carries:
- the LOC127437257 gene encoding actin-binding protein WASF3-like gives MPLVKRNIEPRHMCRGALPDTISNELECVANNTLSAIIRQLSSLSKHAEDVFGELFNEANTFYLRANSLQDRIDRLAIKVAQLDSSVEEVSLQDINLRKAFKSSTVQDQQMVTKSSIPNPIAETYNTSDKPPPLNILSAYRDDHADGIKFYTDPSYFFDLWKEKMLQDTEDKRKQKRRQREQKRCVDVTLPREVKKVRKAHNRRQEWNMMAFDKELRPDHRHHHTLHRGVSSEGSLSPEGRPHGPDFPVPSYHAPALTSHIHTQSHPFMPVETMSSSANGGVEHEYHSIGGPIGMGVNAAVGNRVGTLSRTQPPPPQYLPTESGVNGNISLPPTDYGMMEYYASSGPPPSSMGPLIPSAQTAFASPPACPAPAHPGLIPSALRYPLPPVPPPGPALAPPPEGPTPPPAPHAPPHPAALGEGWTQNLQHFTDARSDLLSAIRMGIQLKKVQEQQEQQAKREPMGNDVATILSRRIAVEYSDTEDDSELDENEWFD, from the exons GTAAACATGCAGAGGATGTGTTTGGTGAGCTCTTCAATGAGGCCAATACCTTTTACTTGCGTGCTAACTCTCTACAGGACCGCATTGACAGACTCGCAATCAAGGTCGCTCAGTTGGACTCTAGTGTGGAGGAAG TGTCACTTCAGGACATCAATTTGCGTAAAGCCTTTAAGAGCTCTACTGTTCAGGACCAGCAGATGGTGACAAAAAGCAGCATTCCAAACCCCATCGCAGAGACATACAACACCAGCGACAAACCACCACCTCTCAACATACTCTCTGCCTACAG GGATGATCATGCTGATGGAATTAAGTTCTACACAGACCCCTCTTATTTCTTTGACTTGTGGAAGGAGAAAATGCTTCAAGACACAGAAGACAAGAGAAAACAGAAGAGAAGACAGAGG GAGCAGAAGCGCTGTGTTGATGTAACGTTGCCGCGGGAGGTGAAGAAGGTTCGTAAGGCTCATAACCGCAGGCAGGAGTGGAACATGATGGCGTTTGATAAAGAGCTGCGGCCGGACCATCGACATCATCATACACTTCACAGGGGTGTCTCTTCAGAGGGTTCGTTGTCTCCAGAGGGCAG ACCACACGGTCCAGACTTTCCTGTCCCATCATATCATGCTCCAGCACTGACgagccacatacacacacagtcacatcCTTTCATGCCTGTGGAGACAATGTCCTCTAGTGCAAATGGAGGGGTAGAGCACGAGTATCACAGCATCGGAGGGCCGATAGGAATGGGTGTGAATGCTGCTGTGGGTAACAGAGTGGGCACGCTCAGTCGAACGCAGCCACCTCCTCCACAGTATCTACCCACTGAAAGTGGAGTCAATGGAAACATCAGCCTGCCACCAACAGACTATGG tATGATGGAGTATTATGCAAGTTCAGGGCCACCGCCTTCTTCAATGGGTCCCCTCATTCCATCTGCACAAACAGCTTTTGCCTCACCTCCAGCGTGTCCGGCTCCTGCTCATCCTGGATTAATCCCCTCAGCCTTACGCTATCCTCTTCCACCTGTCCCACCTCCTGGACCTGCTCTAGCACCTCCTCCTGAGGGTCCAACTCCTCCTCCAGCTCCTCACGCTCCTCCTCATCCAGCAGCTCTTGGAGAAGGATGGACACAAAATCTGCAGCATTTCACAGACGCTCGCAGTGACCTGCTCTCAGCAATACGCATGG gtatCCAGCTGAAGAAAGTCCAGGAGCAGCAGGAACAGCAGGCTAAAAGAGAGCCAATGGGGAATGATGTGGCCACTATACTTTCCCGCCGTATTGCTGTGGAGTACAGCGACACAGAAGATGACTCAGAACTCGATGAGAATGAGTGGTTTGACTGA